The region TTTGGCTGAAATCCGCGCCGAACTCATTAAGCATAATGCAATTGTCATTGGTGGACTAAAAAGTGCCAAAGCCGAGCCCAAAGAAGCTAAAGTCGAGTCGCAAGAAGCTAAAACGCAGGTCTTAAGTGGGGATAGACTTTTAGTGGATGCTGTGACTGCTCATGCAATAGGTTCTTGGCAAAAAAGCAGTAATTCTAAACCTGCCATTGGTTCTAACTACCTTCACGATAACAATCAAGCAAAGGGTGAAAATTCTTTAACTTTCGACATCAAAGTCGAAAATCCCGGCAGGTATGCAATTAAGTTTTTCTACAGTGCTCATGAGACTCGTGCAAATAATGTGCCTGTGTCGATAAGTATTGGCGGGCAAGTGACAGAACTTAAAGTCAATCAACAAAAGAGTGATGATGGCGGATTTGTACTTGGTCAATTTGATATCCAAGACCAGGTAAAAATTGTTATTTCCAATGCAAATACAAGTGGCTTTGTGATTGTCGATGGCTTGGAACTTAAGACAACTAAGACAACTAAGGCAAAGCTTAAGATATAAGCTTAGGGCTAAATTTTGAAAAAGAAAAAACAACTCGTTAATCTCCTGGTGGCCAGCACTTTTCTCGTGCTGGTGGTCTCGGGCTTGATGGCGTATTTCAGACCCTTTTCAATAAAAACCACTGGCTTGCATTCCTTGATGGGATTTTTCTTTATCCTACTTATATACCTACATGTGAAGCATAATTTCACGGGTTTGAAAAAAAGCTTTCAGGGAAAAAATCTAGTGCTGACTTTTAGCATCACAGGCTTGCTGACAGCCCTGTTTATTTGGCAGCCCAAACCCGTTCAAGCGGTCTTGGGTTTAAGTAATAATTTGGGTGCGGCTCAGGATCGTTTTGTGATGAATGATAAGGGCATGATTTATAATTACACGCCAACGCCCAAATATAAGCTTAAAATAGAAGTGAGAGCGGGTAAAAACTACCAAATTGAAAAACCACCGCAAATGGCGATTTGGTTGCAAAATCAATCCTTTTACCACATCAAAACTTTGCACAGTACGCAAAATACTGAAGAATTGCCATACTGGTCCTGGAAAGTTAAAGAATATAATAAAGCGAAAAAAGAAGCCGAAGAAAACGACGGGGAAGTTTTAGCTGTAAGTGGGGCGACTCCCAATAGTTCATTTGATCCACGGGATTATATTTTGCCCGAAAGAAATGAAGAGCCCTTTTATTTGATGATCGAAGTGAATCAACCCGGCGATGGTAATGAATCTTACCAGGATCAGCCCAGCATGATATATAGAATTGAGATAGATAATAAATACCCCACGGCCTTTCAGGTATTTGAGCTCATGGGCTACTCAAAATACGATGATCAGGACGAGTCCTGGCAAGCCTATTATCCCGATGGCTCCGTAACGACGGCACTCAAGCTTATTGATAGTGCCTTACTCACTGTAGAGAGAGATTAATGAGAAAATTTTTATTTCTTTTATTTTGTTTAATAAGTTTGCCTTTATTGGCATTGGACAAAAAGCCCAGCGTTCTAATTATCAATGTGGATGACTGGAATGACTGGAACGAAGTCCTGCAGGGACATCAGCAAGCTATTACGCCCCATATTAAACGCTTAGCTGAACGCGGTATCACCTTCAGTAATGCGATCTGTGTCTCACCTTCCTGCGTACCTTCCCGTCCGGCTTTCTTTACCGGCATAGCTCCTTGGCGCTCCGGAAATATTTCCAATGATAATGGTCGTCGGCCCTGGCGTTTTTACGCAGGGCAAGAAGCCGTTACCATTCCTAAGCTCTTTTCGCAAAATGGCTGGGAAAGCATTGGTATAGCCAAGAACTTCCACAAAGGGGACAAGCCGGAGTTTGATACCTATATTCCGCCACCCAAAAAGGTGAATAAAGTTAAGGGCGTTGGAATTAGACTCAACTCTTCTGCTGTTTGGGATATTGCCGATGTGCCGGTCACTGAAATGTCTGATTACAAAGCTGCCAGTCTTGGCATAGAAAAGATTCGGTCAGTTAAATCCTCTTTATTTCTTTCGGTGGGTATTTATCGCCCCCACGTTCCATGGATTGTGCCACAAAAGTATTTTGATATGTATCCGCTGGAAAGCCTGCAGCTGCCTGAAGCCCGCAGTGATGACCTGGATGACTTGCCGGAGCGTTTTAAGTTAGTCGCCGGCTTTGAGGCAAAGTTCGGTAAAGGCTACCATGAAAATCTAGTAAAAAAGGGCTACGATAAGCAGTTTGTTAGGGCTTACTTAGCGAGTGTGACTTTTGCCGATGAGCAAGTCGGACGCCTTTTAGATGCCTGGTACGCCAGCCCCCATGCAGAAAATGGTTATGTTATTCTGTGGAGTGATCACGGTTACATGCTGGGAGAGAAAAGTGCTTGGTCAAAGATCAAACCCTGGTACAATTCATCGCGCAGTAATTTTATGATTGCCGGGCCGGGCTTAGAGAAGGGCGCAATGTGCAATAAAGCCGTTTCGCTTTTGGACCTCTACCCCACGCTCATAGATTTACTTGGATTGCCAAAACCACCGCAAAAACTCGATGGCAATAGTTTGTTAGCTTTGCTCAAAGATCCACAAATGGATTGGGATAAACCTGTACAAATGACCTGCCAAATGGATGGGGTGTTTTTTGAATCAATTCTTTCCAATGATTATCGCATGACGCGTTTAGCAACAGGTGAAACCGAGTTGTATAAACTAACGAGTGATCCCCATGAATTTCGTAACCTAGCTGGAAACCCTGAGTATGCAGCGATTATTAAAAAGATGGAAAAACATCTTTCCTTTTCTTATCCGGCCATACCCGAGGACGGTTGGATTAAAGCCGAACTGATTCCCGCCCAGACTTCGGCGGATTATAAGTTGCGGGGCAACTGCCATTACTTGAGGAGTACAGACGGAGCCGGGAAAATGCTTTACGCCGACCTCAATGCAGGGAAGGGCAGCTATATCGATTTTATTCTAGAAGTCCAAAGCCCGGGAACTTACCGCTTGGAAGCCGCGATGTCAGCTAAGGGAAAATTTTTAATCCAAGTCGATGATGTGAAAAACGATGCCGCTCAATCGGATAATGGCTACCCAATGAAAAATATCGCTCAATTACCCGCGTCGACAGAAATGACTAAGTTAAATTTAGGCGTGGCTAAATTTGATGCACCCGGTCTTAAAATCATTCGTTTTGTTTCGCAAGTTCCCAAGCAACAGATGAAGTTCCATCGCCTGCGTTTACTAAAAGATGACGATGCGCAGGAAGTTGCCGATTAACAATCGGTGTAAAAGTAGGGCTAACTAAATTATTTGTCGTTTGGCTGACGTCACACGCTACTCTCTATCGCTACTTTGTACCTTAGCCTCTTTAGCGTGCGTATTTGCGGAGTCCGCAAAGGTGTTTTTATCGAAGTGAATTTAACCACGGATTACACAGATTAACACAGATTTGTATTTTGAGCGTATGGTGATTTTTGCTACTATTTATTCTTTTTTATGATTAAAGAAGTAGGTGATTTTAGTGGTTAAAATATCTTTTTGTTTTTTTGATTCTAAAAACCGGACCCAGCAAAGAGCACGAAAAAGCACGAAAACTCTCTAATGATTCTAAATTATATCTGTGTAAATCTGCGCCATCTGTGGATGATTATAGATCTATAAAACTTCTTTGCGAAGACCGCAATAGGGTACCGATTAAAAATCGGCTCTCCCGGCTATTTAAGTTATTCAATTAAAAAGCATATAAGATAAACTTATTTCCGTTTAAGTTATAAAAAATGTTAAATCATTGTCGTTAAATGTTAGTTTACGATGACTGTGGTGTAGAGATATAAAAACGTTATGAGGTTAAAATGAATATGTCTTTAAAGTGGGTTTTATTGTCCATACTTTGTTTCACAGTTAGCGCAGTAGATACTAAACCCAATATAGTACTCATCATGGCTGATGATATGGGCTATGAATGTCTGAGTTCGAATGACAGTAAGGATTATCGGACACCAGTTCTAGATAAGTTAGCAGATGAAGGGATGCGCTTTGAGCAGTGCTTTGCCAATCCCATCCCATCTGCACTCCATCTCGGGTAAAGATCATGACTGGCCTCTACAACAAGCGCAATTTCACAAAATTTGGGGTTTTAGATAGGTCTCAGATTACTTTTGCACATCAACTCAAAAAAGCTGATTATACCACGGCTATCGCCGGCAAATGGCAACTGGGTAAAGAAAAAGATGCACCACAGCATTTTGGTTTTGATCAAGCCTGTTTATGGCAGCATTTTCGTCCGAAAGCTAAAGCAGGAACGACTTTTGATAGTCGCTTTCCCAATCCTCAGTTAGAGATCAATGGCGAGGCTGTAGATTACAATAATGGTGAATATGGCCCGGATGTCTGTGCGGATTTTCTCTGTGATTTTATGGAAAGCAACAAGGATAAGCCCTTTTTTGTGTATTACCCAATGATCCTTACTCATTGTCCCTTTGATGCGACGCCGGATTCCTTGGCTTGGGATCCAAAGTCTCCAGGATCTAAAACTTACAAAGGTCCGGGGGATAATGCCCAAAAGAAAATTCATTTTCGCGACATGGTTCAGTACGCCGATAAAATTGTAGGAAAAATGATTACAAAGTTAGAGGCTCTGGGTATTCGCGAAAACACTCTTGTGATTTTTACCGGAGATAACGGCACGGATTCTCCCATTGTAACAGCTTGGAATGACCGAGAGGTGGTGGGTAAAAAGGGCAAGGTTCTCGACGAAGGCACAAGAGTTCCTTTTATTGTCAACTGGCCGGGGAAAGTACTCGCTAAAGTAGATAAAACAGAGCTCGTTGAATTCTCCGATATCATGCCCACGCTATGTGAACTTAGTGGTGCAGCACTTCCCGATAATTACCCGGGTGATGGATTAAGTTTGTGGCCGACTCTTTCCGGTAAGGGCACTCGAAATAAAAAACAAATTTACATCTGGTATTTCAAGGGTGGTGAATGGGCACGCAACGTTAATCACGGCGTTTTGAAAAAGGATGATAAAATCACTTATCAAAAATTCCCTGCTCATTTTGTGGAGGAAAAAGTTAACTTTGACTCGGTTAGTGAAAAAGATCAGGCGATCTTTACTAACTTAAAACAAGTGATCGATGAAATGGCCTCCCAGGAAAGCCTCTTTAAACCCAAAGCTAAAAAACAAAAGAATAATAAAGTAAAAAAGAAAAAGAGTTAAATTCTCTGAGCTCAATTAAGCTTATTTTAGAATTTTTGTGACGATTTTGTCATATTAAAAAAGCTTGTGACAATTGTAGAGAAAACTGATTTTAGTATTATCTACAGGAGCAAGTATGAACGAAGAAAATATTGAGCCCGATTCTGATAACAAGTTACTTTTTATTTTACGGCTATCGGCTTTTTTGTGCCTCTTTGGCTGGGCATGGCAGCACCTCTTATGGAAAGCACCCTATAGTGCCTTGATTGGACAGGAAGGTGCTTTTCTTCATTTAGCGGATAATCAG is a window of Lentisphaera araneosa HTCC2155 DNA encoding:
- a CDS encoding DUF4405 domain-containing protein — protein: MKKKKQLVNLLVASTFLVLVVSGLMAYFRPFSIKTTGLHSLMGFFFILLIYLHVKHNFTGLKKSFQGKNLVLTFSITGLLTALFIWQPKPVQAVLGLSNNLGAAQDRFVMNDKGMIYNYTPTPKYKLKIEVRAGKNYQIEKPPQMAIWLQNQSFYHIKTLHSTQNTEELPYWSWKVKEYNKAKKEAEENDGEVLAVSGATPNSSFDPRDYILPERNEEPFYLMIEVNQPGDGNESYQDQPSMIYRIEIDNKYPTAFQVFELMGYSKYDDQDESWQAYYPDGSVTTALKLIDSALLTVERD
- a CDS encoding sulfatase, whose translation is MRKFLFLLFCLISLPLLALDKKPSVLIINVDDWNDWNEVLQGHQQAITPHIKRLAERGITFSNAICVSPSCVPSRPAFFTGIAPWRSGNISNDNGRRPWRFYAGQEAVTIPKLFSQNGWESIGIAKNFHKGDKPEFDTYIPPPKKVNKVKGVGIRLNSSAVWDIADVPVTEMSDYKAASLGIEKIRSVKSSLFLSVGIYRPHVPWIVPQKYFDMYPLESLQLPEARSDDLDDLPERFKLVAGFEAKFGKGYHENLVKKGYDKQFVRAYLASVTFADEQVGRLLDAWYASPHAENGYVILWSDHGYMLGEKSAWSKIKPWYNSSRSNFMIAGPGLEKGAMCNKAVSLLDLYPTLIDLLGLPKPPQKLDGNSLLALLKDPQMDWDKPVQMTCQMDGVFFESILSNDYRMTRLATGETELYKLTSDPHEFRNLAGNPEYAAIIKKMEKHLSFSYPAIPEDGWIKAELIPAQTSADYKLRGNCHYLRSTDGAGKMLYADLNAGKGSYIDFILEVQSPGTYRLEAAMSAKGKFLIQVDDVKNDAAQSDNGYPMKNIAQLPASTEMTKLNLGVAKFDAPGLKIIRFVSQVPKQQMKFHRLRLLKDDDAQEVAD
- a CDS encoding sulfatase-like hydrolase/transferase, with the translated sequence MSLKWVLLSILCFTVSAVDTKPNIVLIMADDMGYECLSSNDSKDYRTPVLDKLADEGMRFEQCFANPIPSALHLG
- a CDS encoding sulfatase-like hydrolase/transferase gives rise to the protein MTGLYNKRNFTKFGVLDRSQITFAHQLKKADYTTAIAGKWQLGKEKDAPQHFGFDQACLWQHFRPKAKAGTTFDSRFPNPQLEINGEAVDYNNGEYGPDVCADFLCDFMESNKDKPFFVYYPMILTHCPFDATPDSLAWDPKSPGSKTYKGPGDNAQKKIHFRDMVQYADKIVGKMITKLEALGIRENTLVIFTGDNGTDSPIVTAWNDREVVGKKGKVLDEGTRVPFIVNWPGKVLAKVDKTELVEFSDIMPTLCELSGAALPDNYPGDGLSLWPTLSGKGTRNKKQIYIWYFKGGEWARNVNHGVLKKDDKITYQKFPAHFVEEKVNFDSVSEKDQAIFTNLKQVIDEMASQESLFKPKAKKQKNNKVKKKKS